Genomic window (Vibrio coralliirubri):
ACAGAGAACCTTTCGGCTTTGGCTCTCAGTCGAGCCAATCTAAGATCGCCAATCCTTGTCATCGTTAATTCACCTCTCGGATGTAGTATTTAGCGCTGAGTACTAGCTCGGTACTTGTTGGCCGAAATACAGAGAATGATTCTTTGCAGTTGCGAACCAATACGCGGTCGCGCTTGTGCGAGTTTACAAGTTGAAAGCGAGCTGTTATCTCGTCCACGGCCTTGTTCTTGATTGATGTAAGTAAAAGAGTCACATCACGGTTTCTTTCATCACGTCTTACGACTTGAAAGCACTTAGGCATCGGTTAGCTCCACACTGTTAAGCTTGCGAACAACAAAGACATTCCTTGCGTTTGACTGTTAGCTATAGTGTCTTTAGCACACAGGATAAGGCTGATATCTCTTTCCATTTCTCGCTCTGGGGACTTAGTTCATTTGTATTCACAGATCTTCTCTTCACGTTCTGCTGCGTCATCCATAATGAAAATGCCTGTCATTGGAATAACCGTCATTGCTAGGCCAAGTGCGCATTGGCTTAGCTTAACTTGGTAATTCATAGTAAATAGGGCAGCGAAGCCAAACAGTGTCCACAGTGATCACGCTAAAAAAGGTTTGGTTTTGGCGTAGCATCCACGCGCCAGTTTTAGTCTTCTTAGCAAGCACAAAGCCTAATGCTGAAAGTGCTTTGTAAAGGCATAAGCAAGCAAACAAGAGTGCCGCTATGCTTAGATTTAAAATAAGACCAAAAACGAAAGTCACAGCGCCAATTGAAAGCAGCGTACCTGACTGAATTTTCATTTATTCATCTTGCTACCCCTAGTGAGATGAATGATTAATTAAAGTTCTTTCTGAACAGTGATTGCCACGCCATCGGTAAACTCATGCGTTAGCGATATAGCAACACTATCGATGGTGGTTTTACTTTTTAATTTCTCCATCGCTGCCATCTCGTCTTTCGTTAGTCCTGCTAGTTGTTCGCACAACATTGCTTTATAGTTTTCACGGTCAACAAGGCCTGTGTTAAGTAATTTCGAAAAGTCCATGTCTATGCTCATCACCATGTGACCTAAATACGCTTCGGAGTCCTGAACCTTTGTCGCTTCATAGCTTTTCACAGTGGTGAACTGGTCGATTCTTTTACCTGTAAACTGGGTTTTGAGGTCTTGGTTTAAGTCTTCTAGGAATGATTGAGAGAATGAAGACTGCGGCTCATGGTCGAGTTGTTTAACTTCGTTTCTAACCATCGTGAAGACAGTGGCGATTACTAATAGAACTAATAATTTTTTCATCGGTGTTTCCCCTAGTTGATGAATAAGTATTAATTTGGCAATCAATCCGATATTGAATTGATTATTAATCCGGTGCGTAATTAAGCTTGGAGCTTGAAACCTTTAGGCTTCACGACAATTGGTGTCACCTTGAACGAGTAGCCATAAGTGCCGTCAAGATAGATGCTGGTGGCGTCTGATAGCGCCACGGCAACGCCTTTAGATGCTGCATATTCATGGCCTACACGTTTTGCCGTGTCTTCACATATGCCTGTGCTTAGTTCTGGGAATGGATACCACTTCGCTTCCATTACCAACATGCGTCTAGTGTCTTCTGCACCTGCATAAATGTTGTAAGCCTCTCCATCACGAAGTGACTGAAACCTCTCGTAAACATCCAGATTGTATTGAGAAGAGTTATTAATAGCGTGAGCGCAAGAAGCGCCAAATGCTGTAGAGATGATTAGGGCTGCTGCCGTTAATCTTTTCATTGGTTTCTCCTAACTATGTAAATGTTCGAACTCTTCAAGTTCTTCAATCTCTAAAAATTCCTCGACAACGATGTTGTCAATTGGATCGTTCTGGTTGCAACAAGCTAAGAGCAGACAGCCAATGAACAAAAGTGTGTGTAAGCCTGCCATGTGACTAAAGCTCTTCAAATTCTTGGTTAACAACCTCTTCTACATAGTTCAAAAGATCTAAACGTCTTTCGTCTGTTTCAGCGTCTTGAGTTGATGTAAGCAATTCGATTAGTTGTTTAGATAAAGTGTCATCTTCATCAAGTGCTGAAACTGCATTGCCAATAAAGCGCTTCGCCTCTTCAGGCCAAATTAATTCCGCTTCCATATCAGAGATAATTGGAGTGATTCGGTTAAGTAGACTTTCAAGTTCTAGAACTTTCATGGGGCGCTCCTGTTAATTGATACCCTTATCAATATTGATTCGATAATCGTAATAATATTATTCCGACTCACATTCGTCTTTTTGAGTTTTACGAAGGATGGTAGGTTCATTTTTGATTTTAATTGTCAGGTTTGTGTTAATTGGTTTCGTTTGGGGTGCTACATGGGAGGTTGCTTGTGTGGTTATGATGCTTTCAGGGTGTTAGTTGAATCGATGGTGGGTGCTTGGTGGCTCCTACGTCGTTGAATAAATCAAAAACAAAGCCATCGCCTTTTCCTGATGGCTTTTTTGTGTCTGGTAATTATGAAAACTGAAACCAAAATTTATCTTATTAACCTTGTAGCGCTTATTGTAGCCATCGCGATGGTAAATGTGATACTGCGGCGCAGCGAAGATAGCAGAAGTGAGCAGTTGAAAGTCGATATCGTTTCAAATGTCAATTATCTCACCGGCGCTGTTGCCAATCTTCACTCATCCGTTGAGGACTTTAAGCTATCTAACCAAAACATGCAGGGGCAGTTAAGCACTCTCATGGGCAGCAAATGGAGCTGTTTAGTCGCGTTAATCGTGCTGAAAGTGACATTAAGAGCTTGCGTAGTGAAATGCGCGAAGAGATTCAGATAATTGAAGAGAGGATGGGGAAATGGGCAAGCAGCAATACGAATACTTCACCGAGGCAGAACTAAGCTGCAAGTACTGCGGCAAGTCGAACCCAAACGCGTAAGCAGAGCAAAATCTAATGGAAAACGTGGATTACATGCGTGATCTATTAAATTTTCCTTTGCCGGTATTTTCTGCTTACCGTCTGCTCAAGCAAAGAAGCCCTAACATGGCGCAAGAGAAGCTAATTCAGAAAACAACTGATCTAGTCGAGCAGGTTCACTTTAACTACAAAGCTAGTAATCGAGCGCCTTTTATGCGTAACCAAAGCATGAAAGTTATCACTCATTTCTGGCTATACAGTCAGAATATGGCGTATTTCCTTGGTCGAAACGCTTCACTTGCACTCAACATGAGCAAGTTCCAGAGCGCAGTAGAGAAGCACGAAGCGCGTAGAACGTTCGCTGCTTTTGCTGCAGTTGGTTTTGTAATGTTTGGTGTTACTGGTATGCCAGGGGCAGGATTGCTAATTGATATACTAAGTGCTGCTTTAAGTGATGATGAGCCGGTAGACGCAAAAATCGAGCTTCGTAACTAGTTAACAGATGTTATGGGTTCTCGATGGGCTGCGACGATAACTCTAGGGCCATTGTCTGTTGGTACTGGTTTAGACCTGCAATCGCGTACTAGCGTGAGTGATTTGTTTGTCCGTACCTTTGATTCACCAAGATCGTTCACTGACTTAATGAGGTCTACGCTAATAGCTTCGGTGGTCCTACATTGAGTTCTCTATCAAGTTACGGCTAAGCGGTTGATAAGTTCAAGCAGGGCAAGGTCTACGATGGTGTTGCAAAGCTGTCGCCACTGTTCATCAAAACGTAATGACCGCTTTGAAGTGGAGTGACATGTTTGGTGAGGGGGCAAGTAAAACTGCTTCTGGTGCTGCGATTGTCGATAACTTCACTGCAGGGGAGATATTTGGCAAGAGCTTAGGATTTAACCCTCTAGTGCAGTCAGAAACTCAAAAGCATAGATTTGCTGTTAAGGCTAAAGAACGTGGCATAGAGGACAGGCGAACAAGCTTGATGGAGCAATTCACACAGGCCGCTAAAGATTATAATCCAAAAGCCAAAGATAAGAGCCTTTGTGAAATCCGTGAGTTTAACAAACGCAATCCGCCTAAATCGCTAACCGGTGACAAATTGAAGCAAAGTGTTAAGAGTCGAATTTCTGGTGCTGCTAAAGCGACTGGTGGCCTTTACCTTAAGAAATCGTCAGAGTATCTAAGGGAAGAGGGCAGGGTTGCTGATTACGGTATTAGGAGGGATACTCCATAACTACAAAAAAGGCCGCTATATGCGGCCTTACTTTTAGTGAGCTGAAACGCTCGAGAACACGTTGATTACACAGACTCCGGTAACAATTAATGCTATGCCTATTAGAGCTGCAGCATCAAGTTTTTGCCCGTACAAGAGCCAAGAGGTGCCAGAAATAAGAACAATACCTATCCCAGACCACATAGCGTAAGAGATACCTACGGGTATGTGCTTTAACGTCAAAGACAAGAAGTAGAACGCTACAGCATATCCAACAACAACAATTGCTGATGGTGCTAACTTAGTGAACCCCTCACTCGCTTTTAAAGCAGAAGTAGCAATCACTTCTCCAACAATCGCGATTAATAGAAACGTCCAGTGTCCCATGTTTTTCCTCATTTAATATGCCGCGAAATGCGGTCTTTGTTTGTTAATCAATAATTGCAACACAGCCATAAGGCCAGCACCAACCAATACAGGGAAGTACCATTGATACTTTCTCTTTTCGTATCTTCCTTGCCAGTGCATTAGTTCGCGTTCTGTAATGAGCTTATTAACGGAAGCTTCATGCGATAGCTTCGCTCTAAGCTCTAGAATCTCTTTGTCTTTATCGAACACATAAACATCTGTATTGATTATGTGACGATATAGCCAACAGAAAAGCTAACAACCGCAAGAATAAGCATAATTAAAAATGCGTTATTTGATATCCATTGGCCTAGACCTCCAAGAACTTCGAGCTTCACGACACCACCAACAAGTAGCCAAGCTAATATGATCAGGCCTAGCCGCAGTTAAATTATACTAGTTAGTGATTTAGAAGTGAAATGTTACAATGCGGTGTGGCTAGCGTATTAGCGATTCCTAGTATTACGTTTGTGTGCCTAGTATTAAACTTGAATTAGGCATAAATGTAGTCAAAAATGGTATTTTTGAAACTTATTGAATTATCACGACCCCTTATGCCAAAAGGCTTTAACGGGTTCGGGTGTTAAACTTTTTATATTTGGGGATGTGACATTGGAATTTTTGTTGGACTACGGCTTGTTTTTAGCCAAGATTGCGACCGTTGTAATCGCCATCATCGCAATTTTAGTGATTGCTAAATCTGTGGGTGGGAAATCAAGCGCGATTAAAGGTGAGCTGGAAATCACGAACCTATCTGAACACCACAAACAGACGATTGAACAATTAGAGCACCATCTACACGATGATGCTTTCATCAAAGCCCGTGATAAAGCAGAAAAGAAAGCGGAAAAAGAGAAAGTAAAATCACGCGGTAAAGAAGTGAAGAAAGCAGCGAAAGAGGGTGAGCTTGATAGCAAGCGTGAACCACATCTATTCGTTCTCGATTTTAACGGCAGCATTGATGCGAAAGAAGTGGCTTCATTACGTGAAGAGGTAACGGCGGTTCTGGCTGTGGCTCGTGAAGGTGATGAAGTATTGCTTAAACTTGAGTCTGGCGGTGGCATGGTTCACGGCTATGGTTTAGCGTCTTCTCAACTTGATCGTATCAAAGCGGCAGGTTTGCCTCTGACTATCTCGGTAGACAAAGTCGCAGCAAGTGGTGGTTACATGATGGCATGTATCGCAGACAAAATTGTATCTGCACCGTTTGCTATTGTTGGCTCTATTGGTGTTATCGCTCAACTGCCAAACTTCAACAAACTGCTTAAAAAGCACGATATTGAGTTCGAACAGTTAACGGCGGGTGAGTACAAACGTACATTAACTATGTTTGGTGAGAACAGCGATAAAGCACGCGAGAAGTTTAAAGAAGAGCTAGAAGAGACACATGGCCTATTCAAAGACTTCATCCGTGATCATCGTCCTGCGTTAGATCTTGAAAAAGTAGCAACGGGTGAACACTGGTTTGGTACACAAGCACATGAACTTGGGCTGGTGGATGAGATCAGCACTTCTGATGATTTAGTCGTAGCGGCATGTAAGGACAAAACAGTTCTAGCGATTCACTACGTACAGAAGAAAAAGCTTTCAGACAAACTAGCGGGCGTGGCAGGTAAATCTGCAGACAGCGTGCTGATGAAGCTGATTGAACGCGGTCAAAAGCCGATTGTTTAAGCTTATTCTGTTTTAGCTCTAGTATCTAATTCTAGGCTTAGTGCCTTACGTTCATTTACAGACGTTTGAGCCTTAAAAAGAAAGCGCATAAGTCATCAGACTTATGCGCTTTTTTATTGCTCCACTTCCGAGCGGGTGACCACTATGTTGTAGGGGGAGCGGAGTTTTATACCAAGCACTGACTTACTGTGATTGATATTAAATCTTGGCTCCATAATCATTACGTTTTGGACAAGTCGTCAGAATCTCTCTATGACCCGTGTCTTTGAGCTCTTCCAAAATCACATCAAAGCCCCACAAGCGATAAAGATGCTTCATCACTTCGTCGTAGCCTTTATCAAGCGGGATACGGTCATGAGGCACATATTGCAGTGTCATTGAACGGTC
Coding sequences:
- a CDS encoding DMT family transporter, encoding MGHWTFLLIAIVGEVIATSALKASEGFTKLAPSAIVVVGYAVAFYFLSLTLKHIPVGISYAMWSGIGIVLISGTSWLLYGQKLDAAALIGIALIVTGVCVINVFSSVSAH
- the sohB gene encoding protease SohB translates to MEFLLDYGLFLAKIATVVIAIIAILVIAKSVGGKSSAIKGELEITNLSEHHKQTIEQLEHHLHDDAFIKARDKAEKKAEKEKVKSRGKEVKKAAKEGELDSKREPHLFVLDFNGSIDAKEVASLREEVTAVLAVAREGDEVLLKLESGGGMVHGYGLASSQLDRIKAAGLPLTISVDKVAASGGYMMACIADKIVSAPFAIVGSIGVIAQLPNFNKLLKKHDIEFEQLTAGEYKRTLTMFGENSDKAREKFKEELEETHGLFKDFIRDHRPALDLEKVATGEHWFGTQAHELGLVDEISTSDDLVVAACKDKTVLAIHYVQKKKLSDKLAGVAGKSADSVLMKLIERGQKPIV